A genome region from Brassica oleracea var. oleracea cultivar TO1000 chromosome C2, BOL, whole genome shotgun sequence includes the following:
- the LOC106325862 gene encoding CLAVATA3/ESR (CLE)-related protein 27-like, translating into MTHVREWRSSSLLMVILLSYVLYLSFVTSLIGATRVYPEAPTKAASHAPANNQENLMKKYFGAGEFPPVNSYVGKGTSDTKRTVPSCPDPLHN; encoded by the coding sequence ATGACTCATGTTCGAGAATGGAGAAGCTCCTCTCTGCTAATGGTGATCTTGCTTTCTTATGTACTCTATCTCTCTTTTGTAACTTCCCTTATAGGGGCAACTCGGGTATATCCAGAAGCACCGACGAAGGCTGCCTCTCATGCACCGGCTAATAACCAAGAAAATCTAATGAAGAAGTACTTTGGTGCCGGAGAGTTTCCTCCGGTGAATTCTTATGTCGGAAAAGGGACCAGTGACACTAAAAGAACGGTACCAAGTTGTCCAGATCCTCTCCATAACTAG